Proteins encoded together in one Nitrospiria bacterium window:
- a CDS encoding Ig-like domain-containing protein produces MGLKKTSIIGFLGFLAITFFLLAFVSNSFARHGELPNRIPEAAPYNVDEAAFFPPPFEGDWTGTNSPGTCDGCHTRIWNDWNGSMMSNAWRDTGWRGAFLLVARLTATDGNCDTPNPPDATTRALINPFADGANCSSTFDIGTTIHQTSGSGSLMDDFCSRCHMPTNYTDQVDLAGVGPDTPSGLEHGPVSPTFDPTSDDGTGTAFAEVSAQFRNTLSGQQGIFCEVCHTNVETRYTPYHNYVKSGTEYVPALGTGDRDALVTPPDTLNEPNPTSGNLGYGIGAGAFRLSPHGIGNPERFGPLTWDDYTAQIDPYVSDVFNININYQQGSFSGKHDGYYHVKFERSEFCAACHDVTNPMTIQNALGNWVGGFPIERTYTEWSHSRYADRAGNSNFDPAFKRDCETCHMQQDYGQPGTAQTLYVSGNPVAPIDTTDGTVCSSGPTRPVFFTHHFVGGNSYITQMVGADIKTSGAIEPYPTLSVNSFSSADDTSIYHNAYWENVTNKGADTQHPRFAWDRMRNVLDISLSGPASAGAGTNPALNLSVTNSGSGHNFPTGFPEGRNAWVSVRAYDLASGNELQIQDSFWSRTSLGVGYLNAADMIDPNYPGCNWTVPAGSADPYSRQFKAVASLGNGCPTLDLPYATPLNMVVNANNMPIDSGGTVIDRNNPLGLPQYNDLDGDGDLFDDAFLVDSRLRPLPNTDATATLNRYSVVIPPGTVGPVAVTAAVYFQAFEAVVAEKFLGNLADTDTDFLLEPCVLNGACDGRTPTVEPAVVEGAPALPMEVKNVVINITGQTDTTPPAIRTDISGFYPPNGAVDTHIDVVPKAFFTEPVTGIDNTTFTLEDSGGVTVPAYVDQINDGVWAIFPHDVVLSGRENYTARIAGGNVVCDFNNNCIASEISWTFRTARSADQGTGDTSTPLGYPVSGPTTTTTTTTTTTTTISTTTTTGGTTTTTTTIPGGAPTVTNIDPADGAKNVNRNTNVVATFSEPVTGVDTNSFLLNEGAGSGGNPCDTLGPSVAGVVSGANDVWTFDPNPTLGSKQNYCVRITTAVQDLGGTPMAQDFTSTFKTGN; encoded by the coding sequence ATGGGTTTAAAGAAAACATCGATAATAGGTTTTCTAGGCTTTTTAGCCATTACTTTTTTCCTCTTGGCTTTTGTCTCCAATTCATTTGCGCGGCACGGGGAGCTTCCGAATCGGATTCCCGAGGCCGCTCCTTATAATGTGGACGAGGCGGCGTTTTTTCCTCCTCCTTTTGAAGGGGACTGGACGGGTACCAACAGCCCTGGTACGTGCGATGGGTGCCATACACGGATTTGGAATGATTGGAATGGATCCATGATGTCCAATGCGTGGCGGGATACGGGTTGGAGAGGCGCCTTCCTTTTGGTGGCCCGTTTGACCGCGACTGATGGAAACTGTGATACACCCAATCCTCCGGATGCTACCACCAGGGCCCTCATCAATCCCTTTGCGGACGGAGCGAATTGTTCATCAACCTTTGATATAGGAACCACGATCCATCAAACATCTGGTTCCGGTTCTTTGATGGATGATTTCTGCTCACGATGCCATATGCCAACCAATTATACCGATCAGGTGGATTTGGCGGGGGTTGGGCCCGATACTCCCTCTGGTTTGGAACATGGGCCTGTAAGCCCAACCTTTGATCCCACATCGGACGACGGGACGGGTACCGCCTTTGCCGAGGTCAGCGCACAATTCCGTAACACCCTAAGCGGGCAACAGGGAATTTTCTGCGAGGTTTGTCATACCAATGTGGAAACAAGATACACGCCCTATCATAACTATGTTAAATCCGGAACGGAATATGTTCCTGCTTTAGGAACAGGGGATCGAGACGCGCTTGTGACCCCCCCTGATACGTTAAATGAACCGAATCCTACGAGCGGAAATTTAGGGTATGGGATCGGGGCGGGGGCTTTTCGATTATCTCCACATGGCATTGGAAATCCTGAGAGGTTTGGTCCTTTAACCTGGGATGATTATACAGCTCAAATAGATCCTTACGTGAGCGATGTATTCAATATCAATATAAATTACCAACAGGGTTCTTTTTCAGGAAAACATGATGGATATTACCATGTAAAATTTGAACGGTCCGAATTCTGTGCTGCCTGTCATGATGTAACAAATCCCATGACTATCCAAAATGCCCTCGGCAATTGGGTAGGCGGTTTCCCGATTGAGCGGACCTACACCGAATGGTCCCATAGCCGTTATGCAGACAGGGCGGGGAATAGCAATTTTGATCCCGCTTTTAAGCGTGATTGCGAAACCTGTCACATGCAGCAGGATTACGGCCAGCCGGGAACAGCACAAACATTATATGTAAGTGGGAACCCCGTTGCCCCGATCGATACTACGGATGGTACGGTGTGCAGTTCTGGCCCCACTCGACCGGTTTTCTTCACTCATCATTTCGTAGGGGGGAATTCTTATATCACTCAGATGGTTGGTGCGGATATCAAAACTAGTGGAGCAATTGAACCTTATCCAACTCTATCAGTTAATAGCTTTTCATCGGCGGATGATACCAGTATTTACCATAATGCCTATTGGGAAAATGTGACAAACAAAGGAGCTGATACCCAACACCCGCGGTTTGCTTGGGACCGGATGCGTAACGTCCTAGACATCAGCCTTTCTGGCCCGGCGAGTGCAGGGGCCGGTACGAACCCCGCACTTAATCTAAGTGTTACCAATAGCGGAAGCGGTCACAATTTCCCAACAGGTTTCCCTGAGGGACGAAACGCCTGGGTTTCGGTTCGTGCGTATGATTTGGCAAGCGGAAATGAGCTTCAAATTCAAGATTCCTTCTGGAGCCGAACCTCCCTAGGGGTGGGATATCTGAATGCGGCAGATATGATCGATCCAAATTACCCCGGGTGTAACTGGACGGTTCCGGCAGGTTCAGCTGATCCATATTCACGGCAATTTAAAGCCGTTGCCTCTCTCGGTAATGGCTGTCCCACGTTAGATTTACCTTACGCCACTCCGTTAAACATGGTGGTGAACGCAAATAATATGCCGATTGATTCGGGTGGCACGGTCATTGACCGAAACAATCCGCTTGGTCTTCCCCAATATAATGACCTGGATGGAGATGGTGACCTGTTTGACGATGCCTTCCTGGTTGATTCCCGTCTGCGCCCATTGCCCAATACGGATGCGACGGCAACACTAAACCGGTATTCCGTGGTGATTCCTCCTGGAACGGTAGGACCCGTTGCAGTTACCGCGGCGGTTTACTTCCAAGCCTTCGAAGCGGTTGTGGCTGAGAAATTCCTTGGAAATCTAGCAGATACGGATACCGATTTTCTCCTTGAGCCCTGTGTGCTAAATGGGGCCTGTGACGGGCGAACACCCACCGTTGAACCTGCGGTTGTAGAAGGTGCACCTGCGCTCCCTATGGAGGTCAAAAATGTGGTGATCAACATTACAGGTCAAACCGACACCACCCCGCCTGCAATTCGCACCGATATTTCCGGTTTTTATCCTCCCAACGGGGCGGTTGATACTCATATCGATGTGGTTCCGAAGGCTTTCTTTACAGAGCCTGTTACTGGAATTGATAACACAACCTTCACACTTGAAGATTCAGGAGGTGTTACCGTCCCGGCTTATGTGGATCAGATTAATGACGGTGTATGGGCCATTTTCCCCCATGATGTGGTCCTTTCTGGTAGGGAAAACTATACGGCCCGAATCGCCGGGGGAAATGTGGTCTGTGATTTTAACAATAACTGCATTGCCAGTGAAATTTCCTGGACCTTCAGAACAGCCCGAAGTGCTGATCAAGGAACGGGAGATACCTCAACTCCTCTAGGGTATCCTGTGAGTGGCCCAACGACAACTACAACTACTACAACCACAACTACAACCACCATTTCTACAACAACGACAACTGGGGGCACAACGACAACGACTACCACAATTCCAGGTGGTGCTCCAACTGTTACCAATATAGATCCTGCCGATGGAGCGAAAAATGTTAACCGAAATACGAATGTTGTGGCTACATTCTCAGAACCTGTTACCGGGGTGGATACAAACAGCTTCCTTTTAAATGAGGGTGCAGGTAGTGGAGGTAATCCATGTGACACACTAGGACCTAGCGTGGCTGGTGTTGTCAGTGGAGCCAATGATGTGTGGACTTTTGATCCCAATCCAACCTTGGGCTCAAAACAAAATTACTGTGTGAGAATTACAACAGCCGTTCAAGACTTGGGCGGAACTCCTATGGCCCAGGATTTTACTAGCACTTTCAAGACTGGCAACTAG